GGAGCGGGCCGGGACGGCGGCCCTCGACCGCCGTCTCGACCGGGAGCTGATCCCGGCGACGCCCTCCCGGCCGCCTCTCCAGGGGGAGGCGGACCGGGTGCGGCCGTGGTGGGAGACGGAGGACGGCGAGGTCGCCCGACGGCTGCGGCGGGAGGGACAGGGGCCGCCCGGGTACCCCTAGGGCTGCCGCTCGCGGGGGTGGCGGGTCGGGACGGCCGTGCGGCTCACGGCCGCCGCCAGCTTGCGCAGCCGCCGCCAGTCCATGCGGGGCGGCAGGTCGGGGACGCCGGGGCGCTCGCGGGGGACGCGGACGCGCAGGGCCCGGCGCACGATCCGGCAGCGGACGGGCGCCTGCAAGGTGATGGCCTCGCCGTCGAGGCCCACCTCCAGGGTCGGTTCGTCGGCCTCGATCACCACCTCGGGCGCGGACAGCTTGCCGAAGCCCTGCGGCTGCGGGTCGAGGAGCAGTTCGGCGGCGTCCACCGCGCTGTCGACCTTGAGGGCGAGGACCCCGAGGGTTCCCGAGTTCAGCCGCTCGCGGCGGCCGAAGCCGAGGGGGTCGTCGGTCCGGTACGGGTTGTTGCTGACGAGCACGGCCTGCGGGTCGGCGAAGGTGGTGTCGCCCGCCCTGACCGTGAGGCGGGGTCCGACCTGCCGTGACAGCAGGTCGGGCAGGAGTTCGAGCGCGGTGCCCACCTTGGAGTCCCGGTACCCGGGGCTCTGCACGACCGCGCCGTACGCCCCGAAGGACGCGTTGTTGACGAACGGGCGGTCGTCGGCGAACCCGAGGTCGACGCGGATCTCGACGCCGTCGGTGAGGGCGTCCAGGCAGGCGGCGGGGTCGTCGCGGTCGAGACCGAGGTCCATCGCGAAGTGGTTGCGGGTGCCCGCCGAGATGACCAGGAACGGCAGGCCGTGCTCCGCGGCCACCGCGGCGACCAGCGCCTGCGTGCCGTCGCCGCCGGCCACCCCGAGCAGGTCGGCGCCGTCCGCGACCGCCTCCCGGGCGAGTGCCTCGACGTCCTGGTGCTGCTCCGGGTCGAGCAGGACGACCGTCGCGCCGAGCCGCTCCGCCTTCTCCCGCACCCCGAACTTCTCCACCTTGCCGCCTCCCGAACGCGGGTTGAGCAGCAGGAACGGGCGCTTGGGGGCGGGCGTGCGGTACTCCTTGACGCGGATGCGGCG
The sequence above is a segment of the Streptomyces griseoviridis genome. Coding sequences within it:
- a CDS encoding diacylglycerol/lipid kinase family protein, translating into MTAAERSHHLQAWAARGALASAALAALLPLLYGGLMGVLLLAVGVVGLALTAVALWWVLSRRGVARVGATLLAVLAPVGVIVLFASAHLLWVLLLSAALWCAAVASGRYALRTTGLRRIRVKEYRTPAPKRPFLLLNPRSGGGKVEKFGVREKAERLGATVVLLDPEQHQDVEALAREAVADGADLLGVAGGDGTQALVAAVAAEHGLPFLVISAGTRNHFAMDLGLDRDDPAACLDALTDGVEIRVDLGFADDRPFVNNASFGAYGAVVQSPGYRDSKVGTALELLPDLLSRQVGPRLTVRAGDTTFADPQAVLVSNNPYRTDDPLGFGRRERLNSGTLGVLALKVDSAVDAAELLLDPQPQGFGKLSAPEVVIEADEPTLEVGLDGEAITLQAPVRCRIVRRALRVRVPRERPGVPDLPPRMDWRRLRKLAAAVSRTAVPTRHPRERQP